The following proteins are co-located in the Colletotrichum lupini chromosome 4, complete sequence genome:
- a CDS encoding fungal specific transcription factor domain-containing protein has protein sequence MDSDSRSAGPDDQGLRRAYAIHLAFLCPLPKFSTSLHIPHSQINSLSCVHQHGSLIPLGSRNLTEQKANVDIAITSEKKIDLIEERLSNIEELLRSLSNNPPGVGGHSWDATRARHTTPSASTIGDASVLSHDGADSDSAFEGDLSLTAHTMFASDFIENAVQRTSLQDVAPNMQVALSSLRHIVAMQSKASSNRDFRFRTHQPLPPGGLPELPMPPMNAVVALLKHMKVSPPSIFSLACSFLDVDDLAELCRRVYFCTDNFADTTFIIVNGALFYLFMEQAYLASDATAREEFERYQHMCQSNLEMALASLPLMLPAKVESIEALLLAAVYAVDVSKASLAWLFTSTAASLCQTLGYHRVSQVRSESAGPRDIKTLLFWHVYMLDKTLSLRTGRASVIQDWDVTLPRRVDNTMVADPWGLIITTWIKQAEIQHRVYEQLYSPLALGQSQEERIETVRRLENEQKTIMAAASHVREQALFGLKALNASSILDIHLRGDELTFQSTLTLIYRALPAPEGSPTRFSQECIDTARFAMQLHLECMQRIAEEGRHLKAVYIHWAILLTPFTPFFVLFCHVIDTSNAGDLKKLNEFVASLRPACAMSEPVEKLHQLCSMLCNVATLYVESRSQQSNERGPINDEFDVYLSALGFPPTVYPAQGMDTSDMSQPTLQTAQLGNWFSGSQYMMGLLEEDLTQFN, from the exons ATGGATTCCGATTCCCGGTCCGCGGGCCCCGATGACCAGGGCCTCCGTCGAGCT TACGCCATCCACCTCGCCTTTCTTTGTCCCCTCCCTAAGTTCTCTACCTCACTTCATATCCCTCACTCTCAGATCAATTCATTGTCTTGTGTTCACCAACACGGCTCCCTGATACCACTGGGCTCGCGAAATCTGACGGAGCAAAAAGCCAATGTTGATATTGCCATAACTAGCGAGAAAAAGATTGATCTCATCGAGGAACGACTTTCGAATATCGAGGAGCTCCTGCGGAGCCTCAGCAACAACCCTCCTGGTGTAGGTGGTCATTCATGGGATGCCACTAGGGCCAGACATACGACGCCCTCAGCCTCGACCATCGGGGATGCTTCTGTCCTATCCCATGACGGTGCAGATTCGGATTCGGCTTTCGAGGGCGACCTCTCTCTGACTGCCCACACCATGTTTGCCAGCGACTTTATCGAAAACGCCGTGCAGAGGACATCGCTCCAGGACGTGGCGCCCAACATGCAAGTTGCGCTCTCTTCCCTCCGGCATATCGTCGCTATGCAGAGCAAGGCCTCTTCCAATCGAGATTTTCGGTTCCGTACGCATCAGCCGCTTCCTCCAGGAGGTCTACCTGAATTGCCCATGCCGCCGATGAACGCCGTCGTTGCTTTGCTCAAGCATATGAAAG TTTCTCCCCCTAGCATATTCTCACTCGCATGCTCTTTCCTCGATGTTGATGACCTGGCCGAGCTCTGCCGGAGAGTGTACTTCTGCACCGACAACTTTGCTGATACCACCTTCATCATAGTGAATGGGGCGCTCTTCTACTTGTTCATGGAACAAGCATACCTAGCATCGGATGCGACCGCGCGCGAAGAGTTTGAGAGGTACCAACATATGTGCCAGAGCAATCTAGAAATGGCGCTAGCTTCCTTGCCTTTGATGCTCCCTGCAAAGGTCGAAAGCATAGAAGCCTTGCTCCTGGCG GCCGTTTATGCTGTGGATGTATCTAAAGCGTCGCTCGCGTGGCTTTTCACATCCACTGCTGCAAGCTTGTGTCAGACGCTTGGTTACCACCGCGTATCGCAAGTGAGGAGCGAGAGTGCCGGACCTAGAGACATCAAGACCCTCTTGTTCTGGCATGTGTACATGCTCGACAAAACATTGTCTCTGAGAACGGGGAGAGCATCGGTCATCCAGGACTGGGACGTCACCTTGCCGCGGCGGGTCGACAACACCATGGTTGCGGATCCATGGGGTCTCATCATAACAACGTGGATCAAGCAGGCTGAGATCCAACACCGCGTTTATGAACAATT ATACAGTCCACTTGCTCTGGGCCAGTCGCAAGAAGAGCGCATCGAGACCGTGCGTCGCCTGGAAAATGAACAAAAGACGATCATGGCCGCTGCGTCGCATGTGCGGGAGCAGGCTCTCTTCGGTCTCAAGGCCCTCAACGCATCGTCTATCTTGGACATACACCTGCGAGGCGACGAACTGACATTTCAGTCCACGTTGACTCTCATCTACAGGGCGTTGCCAGCGCCCGAAGGTTCGCCAACACGGTTTTCTCAGGAATGTATAGACACGGCACGATTTGCCATGCAGCTACACCTTGAATGCATGCAGAGAATTGCCGAGGAAGGGCGGCATCTTAAAGCAGTCTATATTCACTG GGCAATTCTCCTCACGCCTTTCACGCCCTTCTTCGTCCTTTTCTGTCACGTCATTGACACTTCCAACGCTGGCGACCTCAAGAAGCTTAATGAGTTCGTCGCTTCACTTCGACCCGCATGCGCCATGTCGGAGCCTGTAGAGAAGCTTCACCAGCTCTGTTCAATGCTCTGTAACGTGGCGACTCTATACGTGGAGAGCAGATCCCAGCAATCAAATGAACGCGGCCCCATCAACGACGAATTCGATGTCTACCTGAGCGCGTTGGGATTCCCGCCCACGGTGTATCCTGCTCAGGGCATGGATACTAGCGATATGTCGCAGCCTACCCTTCAAACTGCTCAACTGGGCAACTGGTTTTCGGGTAGCCAGTACATGATGGGATTGCTTGAAGAAGACCTAACCCAGTTCAACTAG
- a CDS encoding F-box domain-containing protein, whose translation MQGKRRNGPGSSDERHRPTKRARLTEIHPYDSDSKLRSQDNNAIFAAIDLLSSLSDELLIRILSFLSTSSLLGISPVSRRFYRLSADSQLWRTHFYHRFVLPRALKIPGFRDGSARDSSRIQFSTRRTVWADGGWGRRDALGDSVDWKRQYKLRHNWASGNALVQEVKVGESLLGSAGAGKTLLKVIEGIAVTADCVSGMRAWDLKTREPVAQISFKHGNCGSSPTCLAIDARKFENKRLDIAVGFLDGSFGVWELYIKEGRFQKRYKHEKSSNGRLVEIVYQHPFILTATESVLISLYDFERASSGGKLVASSSQRDTVTLKERGSEAAAETATLPESERPMAASPLSKCDKTHNPLQGATLLPAPILLTSLKSHTSRAPLALSIRQVTSHVIASIAYTFSTLEGWSIGIQDLQIRPQGAGQPASEIVSTRLAFTKPVKAAPAVLLTSSTASPQLPSQTQTPEGPTTLCYSHPYLLAALPDNTMILYICTSNATKLDISAGIRLWGHTSGISDAEITTRGKAVSVSSRGEQIRVWELEGRVSGKSIEIRPKTTSGSVFTDTIVPSPEATPDRWDDRRNWVGFDDEMVIVLKEAMDGKESLVVYDFS comes from the coding sequence ATGCAAGGGAAGCGGCGCAATGGGCCCGGCAGTAGCGACGAGCGCCACAGACCAACGAAGCGTGCGCGCCTTACCGAAATCCACCCCTACGATTCGGATTCGAAATTGAGATCTCAAGACAATAACGCTATCTTCGCCGCCATCGACTTGCTGTCCTCGTTATCCGACGAGCTTCTCATCCGCATCCTGTCCTTCTTGTCCACTTCTAGCCTTCTCGGTATCTCGCCCGTTTCCCGCCGTTTCTACCGCCTTTCTGCCGACTCTCAGCTATGGCGCACGCATTTTTATCATCGCTTCGTCCTGCCGCGCGCTCTGAAGATACCCGGTTTTCGCGATGGTTCTGCACGAGACAGCAGTCGAATACAGTTTTCCACACGCCGAACCGTCTGGGCCGACGGTGGCTGGGGTCGGCGAGATGCTCTGGGAGATTCTGTCGATTGGAAACGCCAGTACAAACTACGGCACAATTGGGCTAGTGGTAATGCTTTGGTTCAAGAGGTGAAGGTTGGGGAATCTTTGCTCGGCTCTGCGGGCGCAGGGAAGACTCTACTCAAAGTGATTGAGGGTATCGCGGTCACTGCCGACTGCGTTTCTGGTATGCGAGCCTGGGACCTCAAGACGAGAGAGCCTGTCGCCCAAATCAGCTTCAAGCATGGAAACTGCGGATCATCTCCTACTTGCTTAGCGATTGATGCCCGGAAGTTTGAGAATAAGAGACTTGACATCGCAGTCGGTTTTCTGGACGGGAGCTTTGGCGTTTGGGAGCTTTATATCAAAGAAGGCAGGTTTCAGAAAAGATACAAGCACGAAAAGTCCAGCAACGGCCGACTGGTGGAGATCGTCTATCAGCACCCCTTTATACTCACGGCAACAGAATCAGTTCTGATATCTCTCTACGATTTTGAACGAGCATCCTCTGGCGGGAAGCTAGTGGCGTCCAGCAGCCAACGAGACACTGTTACTCTGAAAGAAAGGGGGAGTGAGGCTGCTGCGGAAACTGCGACCCTTCCAGAGTCAGAAAGGCCCATGGCAGCGTCTCCATTGTCAAAGTGTGACAAAACTCATAACCCATTGCAAGGAGCCACGCTACTCCCGGCTCCTATTCTTTTGACTTCACTCAAGTCACACACATCTAGAGCCCCATTGGCTCTGTCTATTCGCCAGGTGACTTCGCATGTAATCGCGTCGATTGCATATACGTTTTCCACTTTGGAAGGATGGTCAATTGGTATACAGGATCTACAGATACGGCCACAAGGCGCAGGCCAGCCAGCTTCAGAAATCGTCTCAACACGACTCGCTTTCACCAAGCCTGTGAAGGCTGCGCCTGCAGTTTTATTGACTTCCTCGACTGCGAGCCCGCAGCTTCCATCCCAAACACAGACGCCCGAAGGCCCGACGACACTGTGCTACAGCCATCCGTATCTTTTGGCTGCGCTACCAGATAACACTATGATTCTATACATTTGTACATCAAATGCTACAAAGCTCGATATTTCTGCAGGTATTCGCCTCTGGGGCCATACATCAGGCATCAGCGACGCTGAAATCACGACACGAGGTAAAGCCGTGAGCGTCAGCTCTCGAGGCGAACAAATACGGGTCTGGGAACTCGAGGGACGCGTCAGTGGCAAAAGTATCGAGATCAGGCCAAAAACAACCTCAGGCTCTGTTTTCACAGATACCATCGTGCCCTCACCTGAAGCGACGCCAGACCGCTGGGACGACCGACGTAACTGGGTAGGCTTTGACGACGAAATGGTCATCGTGTTGAAGGAAGCCATGGACGGGAAGGAGAGTCTCGTTGTGTATGATTTCTCATGA